In the genome of Triticum urartu cultivar G1812 chromosome 5, Tu2.1, whole genome shotgun sequence, one region contains:
- the LOC125506448 gene encoding cell number regulator 6-like produces the protein MAEESQAPRYVKLTRDQEAPAEDICPGELNQPVHVPRPGCRWCAECGQVLPESYQLPADEPWSTGIFGCTADPAICRTGCFCPCVLFGRNVAALNEDTPWTAPCVCHAVFVEGGIALAILTAIFHGVDPRSSFLIGEGLLFSWWLCGTYTGIFRQELQKKYHLKNSPCDPCMVHCCLHWCANCQEHRERRGRLVEREDGVQMTIVDAPPVEEMGMPRESSCCL, from the exons ATGGCGGAGGAGAGCCAGGCACCGCGCTACGTGAAGCTCACCCGGGACCAGGAGGCGCCCGCCGAGGACATCTGCCCCGGCGAGCTCAACCAGCCCGTCCACGTCCCACGG CCCGGGTGCAGATGGTGCGCCGAGTGCGGCCAGGTCCTGCCGGAGTCCTACCAGCTGCCGGCCGACGAGCCCTGGAGCACCGGAATCTTCGGATGCACCGCCGACCCCGCGATCT GCCGAACTGGATGCTTCTGTCCATGCGTGTTGTTCGGGCGCAATGTTGCGGCTCTTAACGAGGATACCCCATGGACAGCACCGTGTGTTTGCCATGCCGTCTTTGTGGAAGGAGGGATCGCCCTTGCGATCCTGACAGCAATATTCCATGGGGTTGATCCAAGATCGTCGTTTCTTATTGGAGAAGGTCTACTGTTCAGCTGGTGGCTGTGTGGTACCTATACCGGCATTTTCCGTCAGGAGCTCCAGAAAAAGTACCATCTCAAG AACTCGCCATGCGACCCTTGTATGGTCCATTGCTGCCTGCACTGGTGCGCAAACTGCCAGGAGCATCGCGAGAGGAGGGGCCGCCTCGTGGAGAGGGAGGATGGAGTGCAGATGACCATCGTCGACGCGCCTCCGGTGGAAGAGATGGGCATGCCAAGAGAATCGTCGTGCTGCCTCTGA